Part of the Paenibacillus sp. JNUCC32 genome is shown below.
GCAGCGCAAGCAGCTCCTTCGCCCGCTCCATCCGCCGGTGAATGCGGTACCGGACAAAGGTTTCATTGGTCATTTTCTTAAACATCGCGCTAAAATAGGTCGGCGTATACCCCGCCATCTCCGCCACTTCCTCCAGCGTGATTTCCTCGGACAGATGCGTGTCGATGTACGCTTTCACTTCATCCAGCGGATTCTTGAAATTCCCCCAGCGCTGGGTCACCAGATCGGCCGTCATCCGCTTAACCCTCAGCTCGAATTCATTCAGCAGCTGTTCCTGGGCCGCATGATGGCCGATGGGTTCGATCACGGAAACCTCCATATATCCCTTCGATACCAGCCGCCGGAAAATCATCCCCACTGCATCATCCAGCAGCTGCTGAAGCTGTGGGACGCTAAGCCCCGCTGCCTGCAGATGCGCCCTCCAATCGACCAACAGCTCATCCAGCCGTTCGGTCTGCAGCATCCAAATTTCCTGCCCGATGTTTTCAATCCAATCGACGTAGGAAGCCAGGGAGACAATGCCTTTATTGCGATGTTTTACGATCGCGTCAAAGGTTTGGTGCAGCACCACGCCCGTCACCGGCTTCAGCAGATAATGCTTCACCCCATAAGCCAGGCACTGCTGAGCGTATTGGAATTCGCCGTAACCCGAGATGACGATGATCTGAATATGTCCATACAACTCATGCAGCTCCTGGCACAGCTCCAGCCCGCCCATTCGGGGCATGCGAATATCGGTCAGCAGCACATCCGGCTCGCTCTCCTTGATCATCGAGAGCGCATGCTCGCCGTTCACGGCGGTATCGATGGCGTCAAACTGCAGGCGATAGGTTTCCGCCATCTTGACCAGCCCTCTTCGGATGACAGGTTCGTCGTCAGCAATCAACAACCGCATTATTTTCAGCCTCCTGTATGTAGAAGAATTAGGGATGAGGCAATCATGAAATGGAACAAGAAGGTATCCGCGAGCGGCTGCCTGGAACGGCAGACCGGCGGATACCTTGAACTTTCGCATTCATTTATTTATTTAAAACGCTTACATGTCGGATTCATTGTACAGGATTTTCGGGATAAACTGGAGATGTCCTACTGCCTATCTTGCATGTTATCTTGTACGATCCACGACGTTCTCCTTGTTCTTCCAGCGTTCCGTCGCTTCCCTGATGATCTCGTCCCCGCCTTTGGCGCGATATTCCTCGAGCACCTTCGGCCATTCGGATATCGGCTGCTTGCCGTAAATCATCTTCACCATGCTGTCCAGAATGAATTTCGGTCCCGTATCTCCGGTCGAGGCCAAATCCGGGAACTTGGAGAAGCTGTTCAGGTTCGCCGTAAACGTAATGCCGCCGCGGCCTTCATTGCTGAGCACGTCGCTGAACGCCGTAATGACATCCTGGCCGTCCTCGGTCAGGGCCGTCTGCTTCTTGTTGTAGGTCAGCTCATGCACGAACCACAGCTGGTTGGCCCGGAACCCCGCTTCGTCCACTTCTTCCTTTTTCACGGGCCATGTATAGTTGACCTTGCCGTCCTCCATCGTGTAGTTCTCGCCCTCGATCCCGAAGGAGAAGAACATATCGGCTTCCTCCGTCAGCATCCAGTCGAGGAATTTAATGATTTCGATCGCTTTTTCCTTACCGACCTTGTTGTTGATGTAATACGTGGTCGAGATCGAGCTGTACAAGCCGAGGCCGCCCTTGCCGTCCGAGCCCGTTGGCGAAGGATAAATATCCACCTTCATCGAAGGATCCACTTCCTTCAGCTTGGCGCGGAACCCGATCAGCCCCTCGCCGTTGGACGCCCACATGCCGGCTTTGCCGGAATTGATATTCCGGCCGTAATCCTCCTGGGACAGGGAAGCGAAATCCTTCGGAATCAGGCCTTCGTCGTACATCGTCTTATACGTCTCCAGTGCCTTGGTCATGTTCTCCACATCGAAGAACTTCGGCACGACTTCCCCGTTCAGCTCCATGAACTGGAACGGCAGCACGTCGTATGCCCCCAGGAAGGTATCCGCGTATTTAAAGCCCTCCCGGTATTGGAACGGATGCTCTACTCCCAGTCTCTTGAAGGCACGCAGCATATCCAGATACTCTTCCACCGTCTTCGGCGCTTCCTGGATGCCTGCCTTCTCCATCAGATCCGTACGGATAAACGTGGCGCGGCGCGACGGGTTCTCCAGCCAAGCCGGAATGCCGTAGATTTTGCCGTCGTACGATACTTCCTCCCATGCCGCCGGGGTGACCATTTTCATCAGATTCGGCGCATGCTCCTTCAGGAGGTCATCCAGCGGCATGAACACGCCCGCTTCCACCGAGCCTGACATGGAGCCCGTCGTCGGCCCCCCGCGCATATTGCCGACCACGTCCGGAATTTCGTTGCCTGCAAACATCAGACTCATCTTTTGATCGAATTCCTTATGGGACATCAAGCGGATATCGAGATCGGTGTTCGTCATCTCCTCCAGCTTCAGCACCCATTTGTCCTTGTTGATGTCGGGCGACGATTCGATGTAGGTGTTGCCGCCCGTGGAGAATGAAATCGAGAATGCCAGCTTGCTGGAAGCCGTGCCCTGCTCGTTCCCTTCCGGCTTGGTATTCCCTGTTCCTTCTTCCGCTTTCCCCCCGCACCCCGCAAGCAGTGTCATCATCATGACGCCGATCAGTAAGACCGTCCAACTTTTTTTCATCAACCTCTCCCCTTTTCGCAAAAATAGACAAGTGGTTCATTCATGAGGTAAGCGCTTTCGTAAAATCCATTTCATCGTAGCTCATAACCCTCATGCGCAGAATTGGCGTTCTTATTATGGATTTGTGTTCTTTTACGATCAGGATTTGATCGAACCGATAAGCATGCCCTTGATAAAATATTTCTGCAGGAACGGGTATACCAGGATGATCGGCAGCGTAGCGATGACGATCGTGGCCATCTTGATGCCCTCCGGGGACATGTTGGCCAAGTTCTCGAACGTGGTGTCCATCTCTCCCATCTGATCGGTGATCACGATTTCCCTCAGGCGAACCTGCAGCGGAAACAGCTTTCGGCTATTGATATAGTATAGAGCGGACGAGTACGAATTCCAATGCGCCACGGCGTAAAACAGTCCCATCGTCGCCATCACCGGCTTGGATAGCGGAAGCACGATGCTTGATATGATCCGCAGCTCTCCGCACCCGTCGATCCTTGCCGAGTCGATAATCTCGTTAGGCAGATTCATGAAGAACGAGCGCATGATGAACAGGTTGTATGCGCTGATGGCGCCCGGAATAATGAGGGCCCAGACCGTATCCAGCATATTCAGCGATTTAATGAGCAGATAGTTGGGAATGAGCGGCGCGCTGAAAATAAAGGTGATCAGGACGAGCATGAGAATGACCTTCCGTCCCCGATATTCGTTGCGCGACAGCGGGTAAGCCAGCGAAGCCGTTGCGATCAGGTTGATTCCCGTCCCCACGACGGTCACGAATACGCTGATCATGAAGGAACGCCATACCGAGGTATCGTTCAATACGATGGCGTAGTTCGAGAGCGTAAACTCAACCGGCCACAGGCCGACGTCCCCCCTGGAGATGGCCAGATCGCTGCTGAGCGATTGCGCCGCTACGTGCAGGATCGGAAAGATCATGGCGGCCGACACGACGGCCAGGAAGATATAGTTGAACATTTCGAATACGATTTCGCCTGTTGATCGTTTTATCATGTTTTCGGTCACCTGCCTAGTATAAGGAATTTCCGGTCGTTTTACGGCTGATGGCGTTACCGCCCACAATGAGCAGCAGCCCGATGAGCGATTTGAACAGCCCGATGGCCGTGGTGTAGCTGTACTGCTGTCCAAGCAGACCGACGCGATAGATGTACGTATCCAGAATGTCGCCCTTGTTCTCGTTCAAGGCGTTCAGGAACACAAACACCCGTTCAAACCCGAAATCGAGGAAGTTGCCGATGTTCAGCAGGAATAGAATCATGATGGTTGGCAGAATCGACGGAATCGTAATCGCCAAGGTCTGGCGCCAGCGGTTCGCGCCGTCTACGCGTGCAGCTTCGTACAGGTCCGGATTGATTCCGGCCAACGCCGCCAGGTAAATAATCGTTCCCCAGCCCGCTTCCTTCCAGATGCCCGAGCCGATCAGAATGCTGCGAATGTAGCTTTCCTCGCCAAGGAAGTAAATCGGTTCGAGTCCCACCCACATCAGGATCTGATTGATGATCCCCGTGGTCGGAGACAGAATGCCCACCGCAATCCCCCCGATAATGACCCAGGACAGGAAGTGGGGCATGTAGATGACCGTCTGGAGCACCCGCTTGTACAGGACAAGGCGAATCTCGTTCAATAGCAGGGCCAGAATGATCGGTACCGGAAACGCGAATGCGATGCTGTACATCCCGATCAGCAGGGTGTTCCAGAAAATCCGCAGAAACTCCTCGTACTGAAACATCCGGTAGAACTGGTCCAGCCCGACCCAAGGGCTCTCCCATATGCCTTTGAATAAGTTGTACTCCTGAAAAGCCATGGCACTGCCGAATAAAGGGACGTATTTGAATACGAGAAAATAGAGGATGCCCGGAATCGAGATGAGGTATATCGCCTTGTACTTGCGAAAGCTGGATAACCATTCCCGGCTCCGCGCTGACGGTGTTAGCCGCGTGCTTGGGTTGATGTTCGCCATAAGGACCTCCCGTTGTAAGTTTGCCTTCGTATTCATCCTATAAGCGGATCGCTTCGCCAACAATGGCGGCATTTGTTTGTCGATGTGTTTTTTTACGATTGTGTTTGTAGAGGGCACGGCGAAAGGAGTGTGACACAAAAAAGAACCCTTTAGGGAACCCGGTCTAATGCGGCCAAGTTTCGCCAAAGGGCTTATGCTTATGGGGCATGGACACAGGCCTACTGTGTCCATGGGAACAACCTTGCCGTCGTGTGACGAACCTCGCTCGACTACGATGCTCGGTTCGGTGTTGCAGGACGGCGGTCCCCCGGTTATCAGGAGAGATCCGATGGATCATCTGGATCGTAAATATATCACATGCGGCTTCGCGGGAAAAACAAGCTCATCCATTCGTTTGCACCGGAAAAGGCTGCCCTATTCGTGCTCCTTCTCCTCCATCTCCCGAATCGGAATCGCCATATTCCAGGTTTCCGTGCAGTCGTGAAATCCGTTGGTTCCATCCGAGGTCGCTGCGAACATCCAGGCCGGACGACCGTCCTCCATGAGCAAAAACGGCCGTTCCATGTTGCCCATCAGCCGCTCCGCGCCATCGTCCCACAGTACCCTGCGGGAATACGCCGGCTCCCCTGGCCGGGTTGTCATCTCCCACTGCTCTCCGTTCGCCGACCACGCATGGACCCCGCTATAGCGCTCTCCGCAGATGGAGCCGTCCATGTCCTTGGCAATCATCTCGTACCCCCGTGCCGTACGCCAAATGAAGGGATCTTCAATATGAATGGCAGGCGGAAACAGCGGCTCAGGCTTGCGGGCGTATGGACCGTATACCGATTCAGCGCTGGCCAAGCCCAGCTGCATGTTGCCATAGGTATGCCCTTCGTAGGGCCGGGATTTATAGATCAGCTGCACCGAGCCGTCGGCATGAACACAGGGTGCCGGATTGGACACGAAAAAGCTGTCAAACTGATTCGGGCGCGGCAGCAGAACCGGAAGATCCCTTCGTGTCCAAGGGCCGGTTACGGAAGGGGCGGTCGCAACGCCGATCCGTTTGTTGGCCCTGGCCACCACGGCGAGCGGATCGTGCGGCAGCAGCGCCTCCCCTTCGTCAGGCAGCGGGAACGGGAACGTCGTGCCCATATAATAGAGCACATATACGCCATCCACCTTCACGATATGCGGATTGTGCACGCTGCAGCCGTCCCAATAGGCCGGAGACCTTGCCCCAAGCACCGTCTCCTCGTAGACGTACGGTCCTGCCGGATGATCGGCGGCGGCACGGACGATCTCCGAGGCCGCGAGCCATCCGGGGTGCATGGGCATGGATTTCGGCCAGCGCGAAGCAAACATATGGTAGCGGCCATCCTCGCCTCGAATGACGCTGCCGCACCAGACCCAATACCCCGGCATTCGAAAGCCTCCTGCAACCGGTGCAGGATCAAATACGATTTTCATAAACTCCTCACTCCCCTTCCATTGGCAGCAGCGTAACCTTGCGCAAATTCATCAAAGAATCCGATGCCAGCGATATTCCGCGGACTTCAAGACGGTGTAGGCTTGCCGAATGAATCGTCAATTGACCGATCTCAAAATCTCCCCAGCATCCGTCCCCGCCCGTATCGTAAACGGTACAAGCCAGCTTCTGTTCATCCAGGGACAATTCAAAGCGTCCCCCCGCCTGATCCGCTGAGGCGGACAAGGTGACGATGATTCGGCAGTGGACGGGCGCTTCTTCTTCCGAACGAAACGCCCATTGAACAGCCGCATGTGGAGCGGTCCACCCGGTAACGCCGTCATGCCCTCTTTTTCCATTGTCGCGGCGCAGGCCGTCGCCCTCGATAACACCATCATATGCCCAAAACGTATTCGGCATTGAAGATATGAATCTAGGAGTCCCGTTGCTCTCCAGTTGCTCCCCGCTTAGCTTCAGCTCTAGCACAGTCGCATAGGCGTCCTGAGGTACCGAACGCACATCAATTTGCCAGTCCCATCGCCCAAGCTGCCGGATCGGCAGGCGGTCCTCCTTGGCCTTCGCTCCGATAGGCCTCGCATATTGAACTCCGCTTGCGAGACCGGGCAGAATCAAATAACCGTCCTGTGGCCAATCTCTAACCAGCAGATACAAGCTGTTCTCTTCAGGCTTCCAGGTGCAGTAGCCCCACTGCGGCGTACCGATCGGACTGCCGCTCGTGCCATATATGGCCTCGCCGTTCCGCTCCAGGAAGCTGCCCACCGTCTCCAGCAGGCTTCTCGACTTCTTGTCAATCGCCCCGTTTCCGAGCGGACCGACATTCAGCACCAGATTGCCGTTCGCCGCTGCCACGCGCAGCAGCTGGTCGATCAATTCCTCCGGACTCTTCCAATGGTCATCGCCATACCGGAATCCCCAAGAATCATTCAGCGTATGAATCGACTCCCAGTCCTGCTGCACCGGATGAAATCGCAGCTGGTTATCATGCGGATTCCCGTAATCCGCAAAGCGGTCATCCCGAAGCCGCTTGTTAATCAGGCAATCCGGCTGCAGCCGGCGTACCCGATCATGGAACCACACGGCGTGTTCGTCGCTGATCTTATGGCCGCAATCAAACCACATCAACCCGATCGGGCCGTAATCGGTCAGCAGCTCCTCGACCTGGGGAAGAGCCTTCTCATGAAGATAACGCTCAAGGCGTTCCCACTTATCCTGATCGTCGATCCAGTCCTCCAGCAGATCCCATGCACCGATATTCCCCGGGTAATCCAGCGTGTTCCCCTGCGAATTCGGATGATGCCAGTCCATGGCGTGAGAATAGTAAATCCCGAGCCGAATCCCCTCGGCCTCGCATGCCTCTGCCAGCTCCTTGATCGGATCTCTCGGGAAATTTGCATGCCGGGTAATCGAATAATCGCAAACCTTGGAATCATACATGGCAAACCCGTCATGATGCTTCGCCGTCACGATGAGGTATTTGGCCCCCGACCGCTTGGCCAGCAACACCCACTCATGCGCATCGAACGCCTCCGGATTCATACCGGCTGCGGCTTCTGCATACTCAGCTACAGGTATCTTCCCCCTAAGCTGGATATGCTCCGCATAATTCGCATCCACCTGTTCGCCCTTCCACATTCCGCCCAGCATCGAGTAAGGCCCCCAATGCACAAACAGCCCAACGCGCGCTTCCCTCCACCAGGCTATCCGACGGTTGCGATCTCGATCTCGGTCATCCACCCATAGATCGGTCGGGATATTATCCGAGCGTTCCTGCTCCAATCCGGCCCCATCCATGTATTCATCCCGCTTCATGTTTATCCTTCCTCACCTGCCAGTTAACGGTCCGACAGTCTAGTAACCTCCATTATAGAAGGTACGCTGTTGCAGCCTCTTTGTTTTTTTGGGTTGAGGTTGTGTTTTGTTGAGGTGGGGGGGAAAGTATGGTTCATTCGATAGATATGTAAACTGTAAATGAGTTGAATTTTCTTAGATTACATTCCTTTTCAGCCTGGTTATAACATAAAAAGAAGCTGCGCTCCCGAATAGGAAACGGCTCCACTTTACTTTATTTCATGAAGTTAGTAATTTGCCGTCATGCTTTCGTCAAAATCATATCCAGAAAAACTTTATTACAACAATTCTGGCGGCAAAACTTTTCTCCAATTCTCTACTCCTACTTTAGTCAGTATCAACTCATTTTGTGTTGAATCATACGGATCAATATCAATTCCAAGGTTACTTTCAAACTTTTTTAGATACTGCTCATTATTTACGTCAGTAACATACATGTAATAAACGTCTTCGGTTCGATCTCTGCTAAGATACTGGAACTGAAAAACGAAAATACGATTTATAACACCGAATTCCGAAGGCCTGCCGGGTAAACGGCAGGCTTTAGTTTAATGGAAATTAATTCGCTATAAAAAAGGATCACCTATTATTTTGTCATTTGAAAATTCAATTGAAGAACTCTCTCTAATAGTTGCCCATCCGTGATACTCATACATTTCAATTCATCCGCTCATGGTTTTAAAGGTTTAGTATCGATGATTATCTTTCGGCGTACTGTCGAGTGTCTGAATTCCGTTGTTGATCTTATATTCCACTGGTGTTATATTACATATGTGAAATATTAAAAAGACAAGGGGGTTCTTCATGCACCCTATTTCAAACGTCGAATTCATGCTGCTGCAAATGATCGCAGAATGTCGTCAAGCTTCGGGGTACGATATCAAGAAGTTAGTCGATCAACGAGGCTATCGGGAATGGGCCAACATCGGCACGACTTCAATCTACGTAGGACTGAGGAAACTGAGCGATAAAGGATGGATTGCATCCGAGGAATCCGACGAAAAATCCGGCAAGGGACCCATGCCGACCCGGTTTGTCCTCACCGAAGCCGGTATGGTCAAGCTGAAAGATGAAGTCCTTGACAGTCTTTCGTCAGCACGGGAGCGCGACAACCGCTTCGATCTCGGTTTGGCCGCTTTGCCTCTTATCGGGAACGACATGGCCATAGCTGCCTTGCGGAAACGGTTGGATTTTCTTCGTGAGGCTTCAGAAGGCATAAAGCAAAAATTCGAATCCCAGGGCGGTGTTCGATTGCCGCTGAACGTAAGAGCGCTGTTCTTGCATCCGATCAGCCTAATGGAGAGTGAGCAAGCGTTCGTTGCCAGTCTAATTAACGAATTGTCGAAGGAGACCAGGGAAGATGACCATAATCATTGAAGGTTTTGTTCCTTACCAAGGCGACCATTGCGAAACGACCACCATGGGCAATTTAATGCAATTTGCGGGAGTCCGGCTATCGGAGCCGATGCTGTTCGGACTCGGACAAGGGCTCGGATTCATTTATTGGGACTCGAAGGGAATGGATTTTCCGTTTATCGGAGGAAGGGTGAAAGTGGATATGTTGACAGCCAATCTCGCCGACAGGCTGGGGTTGACCGTCAGAGTCCAAGAAACGTCGTCCGTCGACAAAGCGTGGCGGAACGTACGGAGCTGCATCGAACGCGGAATTCCGGTTGGGCTGAAATTGGATTCCTATTACTTGGACTATTTCACGAGCAAAGTGCACTTTGCCGGTCACTATGCGGTCCTATACGGCGTGGATGACGAATATGCCTACATGGCAGATACCAGGCAACAGGGCGGGCTGGTGAAGACGCGTTTGACAAGCTTGGCTGCAGCCAGAAACGCAAAGGGAGCCATGAGTTCCCGAAATCGCTCTTTTACGCTCGAGCCCATCGACGCCTTACCCCCGCTCGTTCCCGCATTACGAGAATCCTTGACCAAGAATGCGCATGACTATTTGAACCCGCCCATTCGCAATATCGGGAATAAAGGCATTGTAAAAATGAGCAAAGAGATCCTGAAGTGGCCTTCCCGCAGCAACCATTTCGAACAAGATTTATGCCTGACCGCATTGCTGATGGAGCGTGCGGGAACCGGCGGTGCTTTGTTTCGGAATCTGTATCGGGATTACTTGAAGGAATGCGCCGATCGGTTGGAAGACCCGAGAATCGAACAAGCCTACCTTTTGTTTACGGAGATCGCGCCAATGTGGGCCAGTGTCTCCGCAGCGATCGACCGTGCGGGAAGATCAGGTAACACCCAGGAGCTACAGCAGGCGTCCAATCTCTTGCTCGAGATAGCTGATAAAGAACGCGCAGCCATGGAGTTATTGCTCTGAAAGCGATTGGCATGGCGCCGGCTGACAAGCAAATCCGTGGATTTTGCGGAAGCAAGCCGAGAAACGTATAAAACCAGCCCCGCTCATTTCTGTGCGGGGCTGGTCTAGGTGAATTCACTCAGTCTCTTGAATTAATGCACCTGATCGAGCAATCGATAGGCCTCTTCCTTGGTTGTCACCGCCAAGAGCGCTTCCCTGAAATCATCGTCCATCAGCTTGCGGGACAACATTTGCAGCACTTTCAAATGCGCATTCTGTTTACTATTACGTGGCACGGCAATCATAAAGATCAGTTTGGCTTCGCTTCCGTCCAGACTCTTCCAGTCGACG
Proteins encoded:
- a CDS encoding response regulator, with the translated sequence MRLLIADDEPVIRRGLVKMAETYRLQFDAIDTAVNGEHALSMIKESEPDVLLTDIRMPRMGGLELCQELHELYGHIQIIVISGYGEFQYAQQCLAYGVKHYLLKPVTGVVLHQTFDAIVKHRNKGIVSLASYVDWIENIGQEIWMLQTERLDELLVDWRAHLQAAGLSVPQLQQLLDDAVGMIFRRLVSKGYMEVSVIEPIGHHAAQEQLLNEFELRVKRMTADLVTQRWGNFKNPLDEVKAYIDTHLSEEITLEEVAEMAGYTPTYFSAMFKKMTNETFVRYRIHRRMERAKELLALPHMRIIDVAANVGYEDYPHFTKMFKKVTGHTPTEYRTMLGFNG
- a CDS encoding extracellular solute-binding protein; translated protein: MKKSWTVLLIGVMMMTLLAGCGGKAEEGTGNTKPEGNEQGTASSKLAFSISFSTGGNTYIESSPDINKDKWVLKLEEMTNTDLDIRLMSHKEFDQKMSLMFAGNEIPDVVGNMRGGPTTGSMSGSVEAGVFMPLDDLLKEHAPNLMKMVTPAAWEEVSYDGKIYGIPAWLENPSRRATFIRTDLMEKAGIQEAPKTVEEYLDMLRAFKRLGVEHPFQYREGFKYADTFLGAYDVLPFQFMELNGEVVPKFFDVENMTKALETYKTMYDEGLIPKDFASLSQEDYGRNINSGKAGMWASNGEGLIGFRAKLKEVDPSMKVDIYPSPTGSDGKGGLGLYSSISTTYYINNKVGKEKAIEIIKFLDWMLTEEADMFFSFGIEGENYTMEDGKVNYTWPVKKEEVDEAGFRANQLWFVHELTYNKKQTALTEDGQDVITAFSDVLSNEGRGGITFTANLNSFSKFPDLASTGDTGPKFILDSMVKMIYGKQPISEWPKVLEEYRAKGGDEIIREATERWKNKENVVDRTR
- a CDS encoding carbohydrate ABC transporter permease, with the translated sequence MIKRSTGEIVFEMFNYIFLAVVSAAMIFPILHVAAQSLSSDLAISRGDVGLWPVEFTLSNYAIVLNDTSVWRSFMISVFVTVVGTGINLIATASLAYPLSRNEYRGRKVILMLVLITFIFSAPLIPNYLLIKSLNMLDTVWALIIPGAISAYNLFIMRSFFMNLPNEIIDSARIDGCGELRIISSIVLPLSKPVMATMGLFYAVAHWNSYSSALYYINSRKLFPLQVRLREIVITDQMGEMDTTFENLANMSPEGIKMATIVIATLPIILVYPFLQKYFIKGMLIGSIKS
- a CDS encoding ABC transporter permease — its product is MANINPSTRLTPSARSREWLSSFRKYKAIYLISIPGILYFLVFKYVPLFGSAMAFQEYNLFKGIWESPWVGLDQFYRMFQYEEFLRIFWNTLLIGMYSIAFAFPVPIILALLLNEIRLVLYKRVLQTVIYMPHFLSWVIIGGIAVGILSPTTGIINQILMWVGLEPIYFLGEESYIRSILIGSGIWKEAGWGTIIYLAALAGINPDLYEAARVDGANRWRQTLAITIPSILPTIMILFLLNIGNFLDFGFERVFVFLNALNENKGDILDTYIYRVGLLGQQYSYTTAIGLFKSLIGLLLIVGGNAISRKTTGNSLY
- a CDS encoding glycoside hydrolase family protein produces the protein MKIVFDPAPVAGGFRMPGYWVWCGSVIRGEDGRYHMFASRWPKSMPMHPGWLAASEIVRAAADHPAGPYVYEETVLGARSPAYWDGCSVHNPHIVKVDGVYVLYYMGTTFPFPLPDEGEALLPHDPLAVVARANKRIGVATAPSVTGPWTRRDLPVLLPRPNQFDSFFVSNPAPCVHADGSVQLIYKSRPYEGHTYGNMQLGLASAESVYGPYARKPEPLFPPAIHIEDPFIWRTARGYEMIAKDMDGSICGERYSGVHAWSANGEQWEMTTRPGEPAYSRRVLWDDGAERLMGNMERPFLLMEDGRPAWMFAATSDGTNGFHDCTETWNMAIPIREMEEKEHE
- a CDS encoding alpha-L-fucosidase, with the translated sequence MKRDEYMDGAGLEQERSDNIPTDLWVDDRDRDRNRRIAWWREARVGLFVHWGPYSMLGGMWKGEQVDANYAEHIQLRGKIPVAEYAEAAAGMNPEAFDAHEWVLLAKRSGAKYLIVTAKHHDGFAMYDSKVCDYSITRHANFPRDPIKELAEACEAEGIRLGIYYSHAMDWHHPNSQGNTLDYPGNIGAWDLLEDWIDDQDKWERLERYLHEKALPQVEELLTDYGPIGLMWFDCGHKISDEHAVWFHDRVRRLQPDCLINKRLRDDRFADYGNPHDNQLRFHPVQQDWESIHTLNDSWGFRYGDDHWKSPEELIDQLLRVAAANGNLVLNVGPLGNGAIDKKSRSLLETVGSFLERNGEAIYGTSGSPIGTPQWGYCTWKPEENSLYLLVRDWPQDGYLILPGLASGVQYARPIGAKAKEDRLPIRQLGRWDWQIDVRSVPQDAYATVLELKLSGEQLESNGTPRFISSMPNTFWAYDGVIEGDGLRRDNGKRGHDGVTGWTAPHAAVQWAFRSEEEAPVHCRIIVTLSASADQAGGRFELSLDEQKLACTVYDTGGDGCWGDFEIGQLTIHSASLHRLEVRGISLASDSLMNLRKVTLLPMEGE
- a CDS encoding PadR family transcriptional regulator — translated: MHPISNVEFMLLQMIAECRQASGYDIKKLVDQRGYREWANIGTTSIYVGLRKLSDKGWIASEESDEKSGKGPMPTRFVLTEAGMVKLKDEVLDSLSSARERDNRFDLGLAALPLIGNDMAIAALRKRLDFLREASEGIKQKFESQGGVRLPLNVRALFLHPISLMESEQAFVASLINELSKETREDDHNH
- a CDS encoding BtrH N-terminal domain-containing protein → MTIIIEGFVPYQGDHCETTTMGNLMQFAGVRLSEPMLFGLGQGLGFIYWDSKGMDFPFIGGRVKVDMLTANLADRLGLTVRVQETSSVDKAWRNVRSCIERGIPVGLKLDSYYLDYFTSKVHFAGHYAVLYGVDDEYAYMADTRQQGGLVKTRLTSLAAARNAKGAMSSRNRSFTLEPIDALPPLVPALRESLTKNAHDYLNPPIRNIGNKGIVKMSKEILKWPSRSNHFEQDLCLTALLMERAGTGGALFRNLYRDYLKECADRLEDPRIEQAYLLFTEIAPMWASVSAAIDRAGRSGNTQELQQASNLLLEIADKERAAMELLL